In the genome of Roseimicrobium gellanilyticum, one region contains:
- a CDS encoding efflux transporter outer membrane subunit codes for MQLKAVFTCALPCLVFTGCALKQPPVGGDILTEYARSQVPGSFSASHAKGRVAPDWIRSFNDPELTRIVEDAIIRNPDLKAAAERVEASRAAVRIAAAALYPRVGLKGLGERQGMELDGDLGRGIDPASLGSFGLDLTGGSSDTRSEDSSSQRWTYGLGIGATWEADVWGRIRARKAAAKSDSLAMEATYEYARQSLAAQVARAYFSAIEAAQQAANARETLKLYEDYLKLTDVRKNQGFSSDYELAQVKSRTAAARDTLYAAEAAHSKAIRAIEVVTSYYPAGKKRLRSSFPSSLRPVPTGMPMELLERRPDLIAAERHFAAAFHRVHEAKAARLPRLAVSAVGGAASADLDGVGVLDAVNWSLAAGVVQPIFFGGELKAAQDLRTAEQRAAAHDYTATALRAFEDVEDTLDSEYHLRRRQSALEDMVSSSGDSITFGRKQLDEGHSDMFTILRLVGENLAAKIELTKIRAARLRERVNLHLALGGGFSTTSK; via the coding sequence ATGCAACTGAAAGCCGTCTTTACCTGCGCATTGCCGTGTCTTGTATTCACGGGCTGTGCTCTCAAGCAGCCCCCCGTGGGCGGCGATATCTTGACCGAGTACGCGCGCTCCCAGGTGCCGGGCTCCTTCAGTGCCAGCCATGCCAAGGGGCGTGTGGCGCCTGACTGGATCCGCTCCTTCAATGATCCGGAACTCACGCGCATCGTGGAGGATGCGATCATCCGCAATCCGGATCTGAAAGCCGCCGCGGAGCGCGTGGAGGCTTCCCGTGCCGCGGTACGCATTGCTGCGGCAGCCCTGTATCCTCGTGTGGGACTCAAGGGACTGGGCGAGCGCCAAGGTATGGAGCTGGATGGGGATCTGGGGCGCGGCATTGATCCCGCGAGCCTGGGTTCCTTTGGTCTCGATCTGACAGGCGGCAGTTCCGATACACGGAGTGAGGATTCCTCCTCACAACGCTGGACCTACGGTCTGGGGATCGGAGCCACGTGGGAGGCAGACGTGTGGGGCCGCATTCGCGCCAGAAAAGCTGCTGCAAAGTCCGACAGCCTCGCGATGGAAGCCACCTACGAATATGCGCGGCAATCCCTCGCGGCGCAGGTGGCCCGCGCGTATTTCTCCGCCATCGAGGCTGCCCAGCAAGCCGCAAATGCGCGCGAGACGCTCAAGCTCTACGAGGACTATCTGAAGCTCACGGATGTGCGCAAGAATCAAGGCTTCTCCAGTGACTACGAACTTGCGCAGGTGAAGTCACGCACTGCAGCCGCAAGAGACACTCTCTATGCGGCGGAGGCTGCGCATTCAAAGGCCATCCGCGCCATCGAGGTGGTGACGAGCTACTATCCTGCCGGCAAGAAGAGGCTTCGCAGCAGCTTCCCGAGCTCACTACGCCCAGTGCCCACCGGCATGCCCATGGAACTGCTGGAGCGGCGTCCCGACCTCATTGCGGCGGAACGCCACTTTGCGGCGGCCTTCCATCGTGTGCATGAGGCGAAGGCTGCGAGATTGCCACGTCTGGCCGTCAGTGCCGTCGGTGGTGCGGCCAGCGCGGATCTGGATGGAGTAGGCGTGCTGGATGCGGTGAACTGGAGTCTCGCCGCGGGCGTGGTACAGCCCATCTTCTTCGGGGGGGAATTGAAGGCCGCACAAGACCTGCGCACCGCAGAGCAGCGCGCGGCAGCTCATGATTACACGGCCACGGCATTGCGTGCCTTTGAGGACGTGGAAGACACGCTGGACAGCGAGTACCACCTGCGCCGGCGCCAGTCCGCGCTGGAAGACATGGTTTCCAGCAGCGGCGACTCCATCACCTTCGGCAGGAAGCAGCTCGATGAGGGGCACTCGGATATGTTTACCATATTGCGTCTCGTTGGAGAAAATCTTGCCGCCAAGATTGAGCTCACCAAGATTCGTGCGGCGCGCTTGCGCGAGCGTGTGAATCTGCACCTCGCGCTGGGCGGGGGATTCAGCACCACCAGCAAATAA
- a CDS encoding HlyD family secretion protein codes for MELILLIIYSIIVWLIFFKFKLLPWNITSQVIVVTIPIFALTVLILFMNIVAPSSHDVRAMNYVIPIVPRVTGQVTEVPIEPNRPIKKGDVLFKIDPVPFEQAVKAAEAKLAELKVGLITAQAYQRGLDDELKNAQAATAALNARLDLSKKRVEQYTVLAASGAGKRAEQEQAETDVANLQSQISGSKAIESKIKQKIDARTEAGEIDEVAQAKAQIAKAEADLIAARYDLDGTTHLAPANGRVTNLALQPGVRASTVTANAVMSFIQEDDPWVLAFYHQNELRYVQPGDEAEIFLQSYPDRIIKCKVDSIMWATAQGQMPISGFLGTTSGLRYLDDRIAVRLLVEPKDKELFLAAGAVGAGAIYTEKGKMIHIVRKVFVRVSTKLDWFVFKLH; via the coding sequence ATGGAACTCATCCTGCTTATCATTTATTCGATTATTGTCTGGCTGATCTTTTTCAAGTTCAAGCTACTTCCGTGGAACATCACGAGCCAGGTCATCGTGGTCACGATTCCCATCTTCGCGCTGACGGTGCTGATTCTGTTCATGAACATCGTGGCGCCCTCGTCGCATGACGTGCGCGCCATGAATTATGTGATTCCCATCGTGCCCCGTGTGACCGGTCAGGTCACGGAGGTGCCCATTGAGCCCAATCGGCCCATCAAGAAGGGCGATGTCCTTTTCAAGATCGATCCCGTTCCGTTCGAGCAGGCTGTCAAGGCGGCCGAAGCCAAACTTGCGGAGCTCAAGGTCGGTCTGATCACCGCCCAGGCTTATCAGCGTGGACTCGATGATGAATTGAAAAATGCGCAAGCCGCGACCGCTGCTCTCAATGCGCGTCTCGATCTGTCCAAGAAACGTGTCGAGCAATACACTGTCCTTGCTGCTAGCGGAGCCGGGAAGCGCGCCGAACAGGAACAGGCGGAAACCGACGTCGCCAACCTCCAGAGTCAGATATCTGGCTCCAAGGCCATCGAATCAAAAATCAAACAGAAAATCGACGCTCGCACTGAAGCTGGGGAGATTGACGAAGTCGCCCAAGCCAAGGCCCAGATTGCCAAGGCTGAGGCCGATCTCATTGCGGCGCGATACGATCTTGACGGCACCACCCATCTCGCGCCGGCCAACGGACGCGTCACAAACCTGGCGCTTCAACCGGGCGTGCGCGCGTCGACGGTCACCGCCAATGCCGTGATGAGCTTTATCCAGGAAGACGATCCTTGGGTTCTCGCATTCTATCACCAGAACGAGCTGCGGTATGTCCAGCCCGGAGACGAAGCGGAAATCTTCCTCCAGTCCTACCCAGACAGAATCATCAAGTGCAAGGTGGATTCCATCATGTGGGCCACTGCCCAAGGCCAGATGCCCATCAGCGGTTTTCTGGGAACCACATCGGGGCTTAGGTATCTTGATGACCGCATCGCGGTCCGGCTTCTGGTTGAGCCCAAGGACAAGGAACTTTTCCTTGCTGCAGGTGCGGTGGGTGCCGGCGCTATCTACACAGAGAAAGGCAAGATGATTCACATTGTCCGCAAGGTCTTTGTCCGCGTGTCCACGAAGCTCGACTGGTTCGTCTTCAAACTGCACTGA
- a CDS encoding DUF3302 domain-containing protein, whose translation MSFRPRVFAWPFVMLAWVASPAQAHASLFHGETLDAIANGISWVAIILAPIIGIVAFWLVHILPEKIAEKKKHPQTRAIQCMCLLSLVFGGLLWPFAWLWAYSKPVLYKAAYGTDVDETVGHGHGKKEEKEEDKKKGGQA comes from the coding sequence ATGTCCTTCCGGCCCCGCGTCTTCGCGTGGCCGTTCGTGATGCTTGCGTGGGTGGCTTCACCCGCGCAGGCGCATGCCTCCCTCTTCCACGGGGAAACTCTGGACGCCATTGCCAATGGCATCTCATGGGTGGCTATCATCCTTGCGCCCATCATCGGCATTGTGGCGTTCTGGTTGGTACACATCCTGCCAGAGAAGATCGCAGAAAAGAAAAAGCATCCGCAGACAAGGGCCATCCAGTGTATGTGCCTGCTTTCGCTCGTGTTTGGCGGCCTGCTGTGGCCCTTCGCCTGGCTTTGGGCCTACTCCAAACCCGTGCTCTACAAGGCTGCCTACGGCACCGACGTGGATGAGACCGTGGGACACGGACACGGCAAAAAGGAAGAGAAGGAAGAAGACAAGAAGAAGGGAGGGCAAGCCTAA
- a CDS encoding LOG family protein, with protein sequence MNQSIPSFGQSDAVSLRDEDAASKVLHDAVMGLWEVVNSLTRLRRSSRQNYRVTIFGSARLSEGTPAYEGVKELATQLTRLGCDIISGGGPGLMKAANEGARAAAPNASHRSVGIRVDLPFEQEINSFVGQAYAHGTFFSRLHHFMLVSDAFIVAPGGIGSLLELSLAWQLLQVRRLYNVPLIVVGKMWGELIDWGRRNMLQDGRELASEVDFEIPRCVSSIEEAVAIIEENRRTWLAGQELP encoded by the coding sequence ATGAATCAATCCATTCCTTCCTTCGGTCAGTCTGACGCCGTATCCCTCCGGGATGAAGATGCCGCCTCAAAGGTGCTGCACGATGCCGTGATGGGACTGTGGGAGGTGGTGAACTCGCTTACGCGATTGCGCCGGAGCTCGCGGCAAAACTACCGTGTCACCATCTTTGGCTCCGCGCGTCTGTCAGAGGGCACGCCAGCCTATGAAGGTGTGAAGGAACTCGCAACCCAACTCACAAGGCTGGGATGCGATATCATCAGCGGTGGCGGCCCTGGACTGATGAAAGCGGCCAACGAAGGCGCGAGAGCAGCAGCGCCGAATGCCTCACATCGGTCTGTGGGCATTCGTGTCGACCTGCCTTTCGAGCAGGAGATCAATTCCTTCGTGGGGCAGGCGTATGCCCACGGCACGTTTTTTTCGCGGCTGCATCACTTCATGCTGGTGTCAGATGCGTTCATCGTCGCCCCGGGAGGAATTGGGTCTTTGCTGGAGCTTTCTCTGGCCTGGCAGCTGCTGCAGGTACGGCGTTTGTACAATGTGCCGCTCATCGTGGTGGGAAAGATGTGGGGCGAACTCATCGACTGGGGACGCCGCAATATGCTGCAGGATGGCAGGGAGCTGGCGAGCGAGGTGGACTTTGAGATTCCACGTTGTGTGAGCAGCATCGAGGAAGCGGTGGCGATTATTGAAGAAAACCGACGCACCTGGCTGGCAGGACAAGAACTGCCGTGA